A stretch of Candidatus Symbiobacter mobilis CR DNA encodes these proteins:
- a CDS encoding ABC transporter substrate-binding protein has protein sequence MHLSPDQEDACSVYGVWCGSCWGALAGCSRVPEPVAPQRPVVTFLHYFTDSLSGGVDDMARVFNANNPRYELKAVALDHESFDASMQDTLQHGHPPDLYSYWAGERTAAVLADLEPIDDVWKQAKLDERFSASLIRAASVYRGKTYFLPLTQHVVGFFYSKKVFAAYGVQPPKTWEEFLAVCERLRSGGVTPIALGAKDRWPAQFWFDFLLLRTVPYEFRERLMAGSASYDDPKVHAVFARWAELIEKGYFNAAPNDAAWDKDANAMVHDGKAAMTLMGTWNLGHLAQKPYEWVPGKDYGFFPFPMIVPEIPAVALGPIDGIVIPKKAQNLPGAKEALVFLAGVEAQRAFSQGSGALAPNLDIPRSVYNEVQQHALDEIGRSPYFAFPYDLSTPPALAELGLNAFSEFLAYPKAYPTLLRQLARDVHAHTQR, from the coding sequence ATGCATCTTTCACCGGATCAGGAGGATGCATGTTCCGTGTATGGTGTGTGGTGTGGATCGTGCTGGGGGGCGCTGGCTGGCTGTAGCCGTGTCCCGGAACCCGTGGCCCCACAACGTCCAGTGGTCACTTTTCTGCACTACTTCACGGATTCGCTCAGCGGCGGGGTGGATGACATGGCCCGTGTGTTCAACGCGAACAACCCGCGCTATGAGCTGAAAGCAGTGGCGCTGGATCACGAATCCTTCGACGCCAGCATGCAGGACACGCTCCAACACGGTCATCCGCCAGACTTGTATTCGTACTGGGCGGGGGAGCGCACCGCCGCCGTATTGGCCGACCTCGAACCCATCGACGACGTCTGGAAACAAGCCAAGCTCGATGAGCGCTTTTCCGCGAGTCTGATTCGCGCTGCCAGCGTATACCGGGGCAAAACCTACTTTTTGCCGTTGACCCAGCATGTTGTGGGCTTTTTCTATAGCAAAAAAGTGTTTGCGGCCTATGGCGTGCAACCCCCCAAAACGTGGGAGGAATTCCTCGCTGTGTGCGAGCGGCTGCGTTCCGGTGGCGTGACTCCCATTGCGCTGGGGGCCAAGGATCGCTGGCCTGCGCAGTTCTGGTTCGACTTCCTGCTGCTGCGCACAGTGCCATACGAATTCCGCGAGCGGCTCATGGCGGGCAGTGCCTCGTATGACGACCCGAAGGTGCATGCCGTGTTTGCACGCTGGGCGGAACTCATTGAGAAGGGGTACTTCAACGCTGCTCCCAACGATGCCGCGTGGGACAAGGACGCCAACGCGATGGTGCATGACGGCAAGGCGGCGATGACCCTGATGGGCACGTGGAACCTGGGGCATTTGGCACAGAAGCCTTACGAATGGGTTCCTGGCAAGGACTATGGGTTTTTTCCGTTCCCGATGATCGTTCCCGAAATCCCTGCGGTGGCGCTAGGCCCCATCGACGGCATCGTCATCCCCAAAAAGGCGCAGAACCTGCCTGGCGCCAAGGAAGCACTCGTTTTTCTTGCCGGGGTGGAAGCGCAGCGGGCTTTTAGCCAGGGATCGGGGGCGCTGGCGCCCAACCTCGACATTCCTCGCAGCGTCTACAACGAAGTGCAGCAACACGCCCTGGACGAAATTGGTCGCAGTCCCTACTTTGCTTTTCCGTACGACCTCTCCACCCCACCCGCCCTCGCCGAGCTGGGGTTGAATGCCTTTTCCGAATTCCTGGCTTACCCCAAGGCGTACCCCACCCTTCTGCGCCAATTGGCCCGTGACGTCCACGCCCACACCCAACGGTAG
- the ilvD gene encoding dihydroxy-acid dehydratase, with product MNAPSDPSTQRSKHITEGKSRAPNRSMFYGMGYQADDFQKPMVGVANAHSTITPCNSGLQTLADAAVEGVREAGGNPQMFGTPTVSDGMSMGTEGMKYSLVSREVIADCIETCVQGQWMDGVLVVGGCDKNMPGGMMGILRANVPAIFVYGGTILPGRHEGKDLNIVSVFEAVGENACGRLSDDALVQIEQRAIPGTGSCGGMYTANTMSAAFEAMGMSLPFSSTMANVHEEKAASARESARVLLDAIRHGRKPRDIVTRESIDNAVAVVMAVGGSTNAVLHFLAIAHAAQVPWTIDDFERIRARTPVLCDLKPSGQYLTIDFHRAGGVPQVMKMLLRAGLLHPHCMTITGQTIAEVLAAIPDVGDTPRPDQDVIHPIENPLYPTGHLAILKGNLATEGCVAKITGLKNPVMTGPARVFDDEQSALKAILTDNIAPGDVMVLRYLGPKGGPGMPEMLAPTGALIGKRLGESVGLITDGRFSGGTWGMVVGHVAPEAAVGGLIALVQEGDAITIDAHRRLLHLDVSDEEIARRRTAWTPPQPRYTRGVQAKFAFNVSSASQGAVLDAHFVR from the coding sequence ATGAACGCACCCTCCGACCCCTCCACCCAACGCAGCAAGCACATCACGGAAGGCAAGTCCCGCGCGCCCAACCGTTCGATGTTCTATGGAATGGGCTACCAGGCAGACGACTTTCAGAAACCGATGGTCGGCGTGGCCAATGCGCACAGCACCATTACCCCCTGCAACAGCGGCCTACAAACGTTGGCAGATGCTGCGGTGGAAGGGGTGCGAGAAGCCGGGGGCAACCCGCAGATGTTCGGAACGCCGACTGTTTCCGACGGGATGTCGATGGGCACTGAGGGGATGAAATACAGCCTTGTTAGCCGCGAAGTGATTGCCGACTGCATCGAAACCTGCGTGCAGGGGCAGTGGATGGACGGCGTGCTCGTCGTCGGCGGCTGCGACAAAAACATGCCCGGCGGGATGATGGGAATCTTGCGCGCCAATGTCCCGGCCATCTTCGTCTATGGCGGGACGATCCTCCCCGGCCGCCATGAGGGCAAGGATCTCAACATCGTCAGCGTCTTCGAAGCCGTTGGGGAAAACGCCTGCGGCAGGCTCAGCGACGATGCGCTGGTGCAGATCGAGCAGCGTGCGATTCCCGGAACGGGGTCTTGCGGGGGGATGTACACCGCCAACACGATGAGCGCTGCGTTCGAGGCAATGGGGATGTCCCTGCCTTTCTCCAGCACCATGGCCAATGTGCATGAGGAAAAGGCTGCTTCCGCACGCGAATCCGCACGGGTGTTGCTGGATGCGATCCGCCATGGCCGCAAGCCGCGTGACATCGTCACCCGCGAATCCATCGACAACGCCGTGGCCGTCGTCATGGCCGTCGGCGGGTCGACCAATGCTGTGCTGCACTTTCTGGCCATCGCCCACGCCGCACAGGTGCCCTGGACGATCGACGACTTCGAGCGCATTCGTGCCCGCACCCCCGTGCTCTGCGACCTCAAACCCAGCGGCCAATACCTCACGATCGACTTCCACCGTGCGGGCGGGGTTCCGCAAGTCATGAAGATGCTGCTGCGCGCTGGCCTGCTACACCCGCACTGCATGACGATCACCGGCCAGACGATTGCAGAGGTGCTGGCAGCCATTCCCGATGTAGGCGACACCCCCCGGCCCGACCAAGACGTCATCCACCCCATCGAAAACCCTCTGTACCCCACGGGGCATTTGGCCATCCTCAAGGGGAACCTGGCTACAGAAGGTTGCGTGGCCAAAATCACGGGGCTGAAGAACCCGGTGATGACCGGTCCCGCACGGGTTTTTGACGACGAACAGTCGGCGCTCAAAGCCATCCTGACCGACAACATTGCCCCCGGGGACGTGATGGTGTTGCGCTACCTAGGCCCCAAAGGTGGGCCGGGGATGCCCGAGATGCTGGCCCCGACCGGTGCCTTGATCGGCAAAAGGCTGGGCGAATCCGTTGGGCTGATCACCGACGGGAGGTTTTCCGGGGGGACGTGGGGGATGGTCGTCGGCCATGTCGCGCCGGAAGCAGCGGTAGGCGGGTTGATCGCCCTGGTGCAGGAAGGGGATGCCATCACCATCGACGCGCACCGCAGGCTGCTGCACCTCGACGTCAGCGACGAAGAAATCGCCCGCCGCCGCACTGCATGGACACCGCCGCAGCCACGCTACACGCGGGGCGTGCAGGCCAAATTTGCCTTCAACGTCTCCAGCGCCAGCCAAGGCGCCGTGCTCGACGCGCATTTCGTCCGCTAG
- the lgt gene encoding prolipoprotein diacylglyceryl transferase, translated as MLIHPAIDPVALHLGPLSIRWYGLTYLAAFGLFFALALQRLRDAPFASMTGARAWNRQHVEDLLFLGAMGAILGGRLGYCLFYKPGYYATHPLEVFAVWQGGMSFHGGMLGAIAAMVWFAYSCGKPMMEVTDLAAPCVPTGLACGRLGNFLNGELWGRLCDPTLPWGMVFRGAGDAPRHPSQIYQFLLEGLLLFALLWWWSRTPRPRGQVSAFFLLGYGTLRFFAEFFREPDAHLGLLGLGLSMGQWLCVPMVLGGMALWAWSLRQPSQNG; from the coding sequence ATGCTGATCCACCCCGCCATCGACCCCGTTGCCCTGCACCTGGGGCCCCTTTCGATCCGCTGGTACGGGCTGACGTACCTCGCGGCCTTTGGCCTGTTCTTTGCCCTGGCGCTGCAGCGCCTGCGCGATGCACCCTTTGCGTCCATGACGGGCGCACGGGCATGGAACCGCCAACATGTCGAAGACTTGCTGTTCCTGGGGGCGATGGGCGCGATCCTCGGTGGGCGGCTCGGCTATTGCCTGTTTTACAAGCCGGGGTACTACGCCACGCACCCGCTGGAAGTGTTTGCCGTCTGGCAGGGGGGAATGAGTTTTCATGGTGGGATGCTGGGCGCCATCGCTGCGATGGTGTGGTTTGCCTACTCGTGCGGCAAGCCCATGATGGAAGTGACAGATCTCGCCGCGCCCTGCGTTCCCACGGGCTTGGCCTGCGGCAGGCTGGGGAACTTTCTCAATGGCGAGCTATGGGGCAGGCTCTGTGACCCTACCTTGCCTTGGGGCATGGTGTTTCGTGGCGCGGGAGACGCCCCCCGGCACCCGTCGCAGATTTACCAGTTCCTATTGGAAGGGCTGCTGCTTTTCGCGCTGCTGTGGTGGTGGTCACGCACGCCGCGCCCTCGGGGGCAGGTTTCTGCGTTTTTTCTACTGGGGTACGGCACGCTGCGTTTCTTCGCCGAATTTTTCCGCGAACCCGACGCGCATCTGGGGCTGCTGGGCCTGGGGTTGAGCATGGGGCAATGGCTTTGCGTCCCCATGGTGCTGGGCGGCATGGCGCTGTGGGCATGGTCGCTGCGGCAACCTTCGCAGAACGGCTGA
- the trmB gene encoding tRNA (guanosine(46)-N7)-methyltransferase TrmB, whose protein sequence is MERNIRSFVRRLGRMTTAQTRALDTLGPRYVVPFCPHPVDPQGLFAESDNAAPLAPLVLEIGFGMGEATATIAQAMPETRFLCCDVHVPGVGALLGRIEALGLRNVRICVHDAVEVVGTMLPPACLDGVHLFFPDPWPKKRHHKRRLIQPTFVDTLVQRVRVGGYLHCATDIEDYAQQMLAVLQAHPQWHNTAIDLPGDTGCAPGFVPRPPYRPLTKFEQRGVRLGHGVWDLVFVRK, encoded by the coding sequence ATGGAGCGCAATATCCGCAGTTTTGTGCGGCGCCTGGGGCGGATGACGACTGCGCAGACGCGTGCCCTGGACACACTAGGCCCGCGCTACGTCGTCCCGTTCTGCCCGCATCCCGTCGATCCACAGGGGCTTTTTGCAGAGTCGGACAACGCCGCGCCCTTGGCCCCCCTAGTGCTGGAAATCGGCTTCGGCATGGGGGAGGCAACAGCAACCATCGCGCAGGCGATGCCCGAGACGCGGTTCCTCTGCTGCGACGTGCATGTGCCTGGCGTGGGCGCACTGCTGGGGCGCATCGAAGCGCTGGGGCTGCGCAATGTGCGCATCTGTGTGCATGATGCCGTCGAAGTCGTCGGCACGATGCTCCCCCCGGCCTGCCTCGACGGGGTGCATCTGTTCTTTCCCGACCCCTGGCCCAAAAAACGCCACCACAAGCGCAGGCTCATCCAACCCACCTTCGTCGATACCCTGGTGCAGCGGGTGCGCGTGGGCGGGTACCTGCACTGCGCCACCGACATCGAAGACTATGCGCAGCAAATGCTGGCGGTATTGCAAGCCCACCCACAGTGGCACAACACGGCCATCGACTTGCCTGGCGATACGGGCTGCGCACCCGGCTTCGTCCCCCGGCCCCCGTACCGGCCCCTGACCAAGTTCGAGCAGCGGGGAGTGCGCCTGGGGCATGGTGTGTGGGATTTGGTGTTTGTGCGCAAGTAA
- a CDS encoding antitoxin MazE family protein has product MASIHESTSKVARHRERMRAAGLRPVQFWVPDTRSPEFMAQVRQQCQSLQGDPAEADVLRFTEEAATHVEGWE; this is encoded by the coding sequence ATGGCCTCAATCCACGAATCGACCAGCAAGGTAGCGCGTCACCGCGAGCGGATGCGTGCTGCGGGGCTGCGGCCTGTGCAGTTTTGGGTGCCGGACACCCGCTCGCCGGAGTTCATGGCGCAGGTGCGCCAGCAGTGCCAAAGTCTCCAGGGCGACCCGGCAGAAGCCGACGTTTTGCGCTTCACCGAAGAGGCCGCAACCCATGTTGAGGGTTGGGAATGA
- a CDS encoding type II toxin-antitoxin system PemK/MazF family toxin, translated as MTQRGDLVMVSLQGNYGKPRPALVIQSDLLTDLESVVLCPVTSDLRNAAFRVTVEPNPANGLRTLSQVMVDKLSTLPRTKISEPFGRLDEDRMKTVDRALLLVVGVI; from the coding sequence ATGACGCAACGAGGCGACTTGGTGATGGTTTCTCTGCAAGGCAACTATGGCAAACCGCGCCCAGCCTTGGTCATCCAATCAGACCTCTTGACGGATTTGGAAAGCGTTGTGCTGTGCCCGGTCACAAGCGATCTGCGCAATGCCGCATTTCGCGTGACCGTGGAACCGAATCCCGCCAATGGGTTGCGCACGCTTTCGCAAGTCATGGTAGACAAACTTTCGACGCTGCCGCGTACCAAAATCAGCGAACCGTTTGGCCGTCTTGATGAAGACAGGATGAAGACGGTAGACCGGGCCTTGCTACTGGTCGTTGGCGTGATCTGA
- the rsmI gene encoding 16S rRNA (cytidine(1402)-2'-O)-methyltransferase, protein MQHLDENLADAQMVGVECPGSSGPVAPTTAWEGKQAVLAAARQACAGQALRHGALHVVATPIGNLADISLRALDVLQRMDVLACEDTRHTRALLDAYGVAHPAAWIAVHEHNENEAAQGVLRLLAAGKNVAFVSDAGTPAVSDPGARLVAAVRQAGHSVVPIPGASSVTTLLSVAGIVGGGSFVFMGFLPTAQGERSAALDVLRREHRAVVLLEAPHRIRPLAQALGVLGDRIITVGRELTKRFEDIATLPAQELAGWLDSASHRCKGEFALVLHPIAQPAQVEDASPLLTTLLRHVPLKTAVHIAQELTGHPHRSLYAQALALRAVPEPPKFPRGNRASILSSASDHANDQ, encoded by the coding sequence ATGCAGCACCTCGATGAAAACTTGGCAGATGCGCAGATGGTGGGGGTGGAATGCCCAGGATCAAGCGGTCCGGTTGCGCCCACCACGGCGTGGGAAGGAAAACAGGCCGTGCTCGCAGCCGCCCGCCAGGCGTGCGCGGGGCAGGCATTGCGGCACGGTGCGCTCCACGTCGTGGCCACGCCGATTGGCAATCTGGCGGACATCAGCCTGCGTGCGCTCGATGTATTGCAGCGCATGGACGTTCTGGCCTGTGAAGACACCCGCCACACCCGCGCCTTGCTTGATGCCTATGGCGTGGCGCATCCGGCGGCGTGGATCGCCGTACACGAACACAACGAAAACGAGGCTGCGCAGGGGGTGCTGCGCTTGCTGGCAGCGGGCAAGAACGTTGCGTTCGTCAGCGATGCAGGCACGCCAGCAGTCAGCGACCCCGGTGCGCGGCTGGTTGCCGCCGTGCGCCAGGCTGGTCATTCTGTCGTGCCCATTCCCGGCGCCAGTAGCGTGACGACCTTGCTCAGCGTCGCTGGCATCGTGGGGGGCGGATCGTTCGTGTTCATGGGGTTCCTGCCGACCGCGCAGGGGGAACGCAGTGCGGCCCTTGATGTCTTGCGCCGGGAGCACCGGGCCGTCGTCTTGCTCGAAGCACCCCATCGCATCCGCCCGCTGGCGCAAGCGTTGGGGGTACTGGGAGACCGCATCATCACCGTGGGGCGGGAACTGACCAAGCGCTTCGAGGACATCGCCACCCTCCCTGCCCAAGAGCTTGCCGGGTGGCTGGATAGCGCCAGCCACCGTTGCAAAGGCGAATTCGCGCTTGTTCTCCACCCTATTGCGCAGCCTGCGCAAGTCGAAGACGCTTCTCCCTTGCTGACCACCTTGCTACGGCACGTTCCGCTCAAAACCGCCGTGCATATTGCGCAGGAACTCACCGGCCACCCCCACCGTAGCCTCTATGCGCAAGCGTTGGCGTTGCGTGCTGTGCCGGAACCGCCGAAATTTCCGCGAGGGAACCGAGCAAGCATCTTGTCGTCGGCATCAGATCACGCCAACGACCAGTAG
- the htpX gene encoding protease HtpX: MQRILLFLLTNVLVVAVLGVTANLLGLRGYLQANGLHLGMLLGFAFLMGFGGAIFSLLISKPMAKWTAGVRIIDQPSNATEAWLVQTVHELAERAGIGRPEVGVFDGAPNAFATGAFKNSALVAVSTGLLESMNADEVRAVLGHEIAHVANGDMVTMTLIQGVMNTFVVFLSRAIGYAVDAFLRRGDDRGHGPGIGYLLTTVVLDIVLGFAAAIVVAWFSRHREFRADAGSAALLGQTRPMIAALDRLRSLHAAPLPRSLAALGIHGGMSQLFATHPPLEERIAALRNLRPGDSALRLD; this comes from the coding sequence ATGCAAAGAATCCTGCTCTTTTTGCTGACGAATGTCTTGGTCGTGGCCGTGCTGGGGGTGACCGCGAACCTGCTGGGGCTGCGAGGGTATCTGCAAGCGAACGGGTTGCATCTGGGAATGCTCCTGGGCTTCGCTTTCTTGATGGGCTTCGGCGGCGCGATCTTTTCGCTGTTGATCAGCAAGCCGATGGCGAAGTGGACAGCCGGGGTGCGGATCATCGACCAACCATCCAATGCGACGGAAGCATGGCTCGTGCAAACCGTACACGAACTGGCCGAACGTGCGGGGATCGGCAGGCCAGAAGTCGGGGTGTTCGACGGCGCGCCCAACGCCTTTGCCACGGGGGCGTTCAAAAACTCTGCCCTCGTTGCCGTGAGCACGGGGCTGCTGGAATCGATGAACGCCGACGAGGTACGTGCGGTACTGGGCCACGAAATCGCCCACGTTGCGAATGGGGACATGGTGACGATGACCTTGATCCAAGGCGTGATGAACACCTTCGTCGTCTTTTTGAGCCGCGCCATCGGGTACGCAGTCGATGCATTCCTGCGCCGGGGCGACGACCGTGGTCATGGGCCAGGCATCGGCTACCTGCTCACGACCGTCGTACTCGACATCGTGCTGGGCTTCGCCGCCGCAATCGTGGTGGCATGGTTCAGCCGCCATCGCGAATTCCGCGCCGATGCGGGTTCCGCCGCCCTGCTGGGGCAAACGCGCCCAATGATCGCCGCGCTAGACCGGCTTCGCTCCCTGCACGCTGCGCCGCTACCGCGCAGCCTGGCTGCGCTGGGCATCCACGGCGGCATGTCGCAGCTCTTTGCCACGCACCCCCCGCTCGAAGAACGCATCGCCGCGCTGCGCAATCTTCGCCCCGGTGATTCTGCGTTGCGGTTGGACTAG
- a CDS encoding cation diffusion facilitator family transporter, translating to MESASVLPPSLTRYAWLSIAAAVTTILLKGMAWWLTGSVGLLSDAMESFVNLAGALMALWMLTLAALPADVEHPHGHGKAEYFSSAFEGILILFAAISIGYTGIERLINPQPIEAVGVGLLVSVVASVINFATARILMKVGRENNSITLEADAHHLMTDVWTSVGVILGVGLVVLTDWLWLDPAIAMLVAVNIIWTGWQLMRRSADGLMDVSLPADKLSQIEAVLAQYRAHGLSFHALRTRQAGSRAFITLHVLVPGTWTVQFGHDWVDRLETDIRRVLLHAHVTTHLEPIEDPLSMIDQELDQD from the coding sequence ATGGAGTCTGCATCCGTGCTGCCGCCGTCCCTTACCCGCTACGCTTGGCTTTCCATCGCCGCTGCGGTGACCACCATCCTGCTGAAAGGGATGGCTTGGTGGCTGACCGGCTCGGTGGGTCTGTTGTCGGACGCCATGGAGTCGTTCGTCAATCTTGCGGGGGCGCTCATGGCGCTGTGGATGCTCACGTTGGCGGCGCTGCCTGCGGATGTCGAACATCCGCATGGCCATGGCAAGGCGGAATACTTCTCCAGCGCTTTCGAGGGAATCCTGATTCTGTTCGCCGCAATCAGTATTGGTTATACCGGAATCGAGCGACTGATCAATCCTCAGCCCATCGAAGCAGTCGGGGTCGGTTTGTTGGTTTCCGTTGTAGCGTCCGTCATCAATTTCGCCACCGCACGCATTCTGATGAAGGTGGGACGCGAAAACAACTCCATTACGCTGGAGGCAGATGCACATCACTTGATGACCGATGTGTGGACATCGGTTGGTGTGATTCTTGGCGTTGGATTGGTAGTCCTCACCGACTGGCTCTGGCTTGATCCTGCGATTGCCATGCTCGTTGCGGTGAACATCATCTGGACTGGTTGGCAGCTCATGCGGCGCTCCGCAGACGGCCTCATGGATGTTTCCTTGCCCGCTGACAAGCTTTCGCAAATCGAGGCCGTGCTCGCCCAGTATCGTGCCCACGGCCTGAGCTTTCATGCCCTTCGTACCCGCCAGGCTGGCAGCCGGGCGTTCATCACGCTACATGTCCTGGTACCCGGTACGTGGACGGTGCAGTTCGGCCATGACTGGGTGGATCGTTTGGAAACGGATATTCGTCGCGTCTTGCTCCATGCGCATGTCACCACGCATCTGGAGCCGATAGAAGATCCGCTGTCAATGATTGATCAGGAGCTGGATCAAGATTGA
- a CDS encoding pilin — protein sequence MSSHSKTLPYSGFTLIELMIVVAIIGILAAMAVPAYQLFIIRAKASEGLALAAPAKVTVLGNAMQGDPFSRGWTSPSPTPYVSSIAIDNARGNIIITYTTAIAPAGANTLVLAPRVGGATGTRLYGTDTSSTPPIGKIVWNCNSADQDPVTHFGTKGTISGKYLPSNCGG from the coding sequence ATGTCCTCGCATTCCAAGACCCTACCTTACAGCGGGTTCACGCTGATTGAATTGATGATTGTCGTGGCCATCATCGGCATTCTGGCCGCAATGGCTGTGCCAGCGTACCAGCTTTTCATCATTCGGGCCAAAGCCAGCGAAGGTCTGGCGCTTGCAGCGCCTGCCAAAGTAACCGTGCTTGGCAATGCCATGCAGGGAGATCCGTTTAGCAGGGGGTGGACTAGCCCATCTCCAACGCCTTATGTCAGCAGTATTGCCATCGACAATGCACGTGGAAATATCATCATCACGTATACCACAGCCATCGCCCCGGCTGGAGCCAATACGTTGGTGTTGGCCCCCCGTGTGGGTGGTGCGACGGGCACCAGGTTGTACGGCACCGACACAAGTTCGACTCCACCAATCGGAAAGATTGTCTGGAACTGCAATTCTGCCGACCAAGACCCTGTTACACACTTTGGCACAAAAGGTACTATTTCTGGCAAGTATTTGCCATCCAATTGTGGTGGCTAA
- a CDS encoding DUF1778 domain-containing protein, with amino-acid sequence MRAAAIHLRALPEQRELIDHAANLLGKNRSDFMLEAACERAQSVLLDQVFFGLDAPTKVLSG; translated from the coding sequence ATGCGCGCTGCTGCCATCCATTTGCGCGCCTTGCCGGAGCAGCGTGAACTGATCGATCACGCCGCCAACTTGCTGGGCAAAAACCGTTCGGACTTCATGCTGGAAGCCGCTTGCGAGCGTGCGCAATCGGTATTGCTCGATCAGGTGTTCTTCGGGCTGGACGCGCCAACGAAGGTCTTGAGCGGCTGA
- a CDS encoding FliG C-terminal domain-containing protein has protein sequence MPQRESSISITGDADTFRKPVDILREWDARSLQTFLCEVDSETLIHFLWYMKSGQLLCRVLQNMSQRAAEMVFDDLENTWSGKDPDHAHAFDAEKGRLAISRVMDIVERLIAEGHIPNDLAHRLPTSSPPVLHPLGEGSVKKPLRDFPMVE, from the coding sequence ATGCCGCAAAGGGAATCGTCCATCTCCATTACCGGGGACGCTGATACTTTTCGCAAACCCGTGGACATTCTGCGCGAATGGGACGCCCGGTCACTCCAGACCTTTCTCTGCGAAGTCGATTCGGAAACATTGATCCACTTCCTCTGGTACATGAAGAGTGGCCAGTTGCTTTGTCGAGTGCTCCAAAACATGTCGCAGCGAGCTGCGGAAATGGTTTTCGACGATCTGGAAAATACCTGGAGTGGAAAAGACCCGGATCATGCCCATGCGTTCGATGCCGAAAAAGGCCGACTGGCCATCAGCAGGGTCATGGACATCGTCGAGCGTCTGATCGCAGAAGGGCACATCCCGAATGACTTGGCGCACCGCCTCCCCACATCCTCACCGCCCGTCCTTCACCCGCTGGGCGAGGGGAGCGTCAAGAAGCCGCTTCGCGACTTCCCGATGGTCGAATAA
- a CDS encoding PP2C family protein-serine/threonine phosphatase, whose amino-acid sequence MSIFHLEERGNAAVAWRPGVRHAEYADRYRLLCAPVPLVVQADKGEVLAVCDGVGSAPRGTSAAQEVCDALPAFYRGAASAQAMHDLLLEASRRIHGWGWIEGTDRPLGACAATVLWVYAGQVHVFHAGDTSALLIRDGQVQALTHAHQSAEGHLVNYIGHAQVEIEVRAFPIEEGDRLVLMSDGITKVMYNQAIAEAVESAGTRKASLVTLMTQALAKGATDDVTVVLMDIE is encoded by the coding sequence ATGTCCATTTTCCATCTGGAAGAACGAGGCAATGCCGCAGTTGCCTGGCGACCGGGGGTGCGCCATGCAGAGTATGCAGACCGCTATCGTTTGCTGTGCGCACCCGTGCCGTTGGTGGTGCAAGCCGATAAGGGGGAAGTGCTGGCCGTGTGCGATGGCGTAGGCTCAGCGCCCAGAGGCACGTCGGCTGCCCAGGAGGTCTGTGATGCCCTGCCTGCCTTCTATCGAGGGGCGGCTTCGGCCCAAGCCATGCACGACTTGTTGCTGGAGGCAAGCCGACGTATCCATGGCTGGGGCTGGATCGAAGGTACCGATCGGCCGCTGGGGGCCTGCGCTGCCACCGTGTTGTGGGTATATGCAGGGCAGGTTCATGTTTTCCACGCCGGGGATACCTCGGCACTGCTGATTCGGGATGGGCAAGTGCAAGCTTTGACGCACGCCCATCAAAGCGCCGAGGGGCATCTTGTCAATTACATCGGCCATGCGCAGGTAGAGATCGAAGTCCGGGCATTCCCTATCGAGGAAGGGGACCGTCTGGTATTGATGTCGGATGGCATTACGAAAGTGATGTACAACCAGGCGATTGCAGAAGCGGTGGAATCTGCGGGAACACGCAAAGCAAGTCTTGTGACCTTGATGACCCAGGCCTTGGCCAAGGGTGCGACCGACGACGTCACGGTCGTGCTGATGGATATCGAATAA